One part of the Oncorhynchus clarkii lewisi isolate Uvic-CL-2024 chromosome 7, UVic_Ocla_1.0, whole genome shotgun sequence genome encodes these proteins:
- the LOC139414234 gene encoding caM kinase-like vesicle-associated protein, with protein sequence MPFGCLTLGEKKDYNNPSEVTDKYDLGQIVKSEEFCEIFRAKDKNTLKMFTCKKFLKKDGRKVRKAAKNEIVILNMVKHHNILQLVDVFETRKEYFLFLELATGREVFDWILDQGYYSEKDTSNVVRQVLEAVAYLHSQRIVHRNLKLENLVYFNRLKHSKIVISDFHLAKLENRLIKDPCGTPEYLAPEVVGRQRYGRPVDCWAIGVIMYILLSGNPPFYDETEDEDYDNHDKNLFRKILSGDYEFDSPYWDDISDSAKSLVSCLMEVEQDQRLTAQEAINHEWISGNAASNKNIRDGVCGQIEKNFAKAKWKKAVRVTTLMKRLRAPEQSDSGASSPVPGATAGPVTPSNTPVPPADGSEGTPASTEASLTLQVPYSQNAPTIITPGSPSQLQPSPAPEEPEAEPLERCNGDSAAPLQTPPQTQEDQNG encoded by the exons ATGCCATTTGGCTGTTTGACACTCGGGGAGAAGAAGGATTACAACAATCCCTCAGAGGTGACTGATAAATATGACCTTGGACAAATTGTCAAATC GGAGGAGTTCTGTGAGATCTTCAGAGCGAAGGATAAGAACACACTCAAAATGTTCACctgtaaaaagtttttgaaaaaggACGGGAGGAAAGTGAGGAAAGCTGCCAAGAATGAAATTGTGATCTTGAATAT GGTAAAACATCATAACATCCTCCAGCTGGTTGATGTCTTTGAAACTAGAAAGGAGTACTTCCTCTTCCTGGAGTT AGCTACAGGCAGAGAGGTCTTTGACTGGATCTTAGACCAAGGCTACTACTCAGAGAAGGACACCAGCAATGTTGTCAGACAGGTGTTGGAAGCCGTGGCCTATTTGCACTCCCAGAGAATTGTCCACAGGAACCTCAAG CTGGAGAACTTGGTGTACTTCAACCGCCTGAAGCACTCCAAAATAGTGATCAGTGACTTCCACCTGGCCAAGCTGGAGAACAGACTCATCAAGGACCCCTGTGGAACCCCAGAGTACCTTG CTCCTGAGGTGGTGGGACGTCAGAGGTACGGAAGGCCAGTGGATTGCTGGGCCATCGGGGTCATCATGTATATTCT CCTGTCAGGAAACCCCCCTTTCTACGACGAAACGGAAGATGAAGACTATGATAATCACGACAAAAACCTTTTCCGCAAGATTCTGTCGGGAGACTATGAGTTTGACTCACCGTACTGGGATGACATATCTGACTCAG CGAAAAGCCTGGTGTCATGTCTGATGGAAGTGGAGCAGGATCAAAGACTGACTGCACAGGAGGCCATCAACCATGAATG GATTTCTGGGAATGCAGCCTCCAACAAGAACATCAGGGATGGAGTGTGTGGGCAAATTGAAAAGAACTTTGCTAAAGCCAAGTGGAAG AAAGCTGTAAGGGTCACAACCCTGATGAAGAGGCTTCGAGCTCCAGAACAGAGTGACTCCGGTGCCTCCAGCCCAGTTCCAGGGGCCACCGCTGGCCCTGTCACCCCGAGCAACACTCCAGTACCCCCAGCTGATGGTTCTGAGGGCACCCCTGCCAGCACAGAGGCCTCACTCACCCTCCAGGTTCCCTATTCACAGAATGCACCCACCATCATCACTCCTGGTTCCCCCTCCCAactccagcccagcccagctccTGAGGAGCCAGAGGCCGAGCCCCTGGAACGGTGTAACGGGGACTCCGCAGCACCACTCCAAACACCCCCACAAACACAGGAGGATCAGAATGGCTAG